A section of the Agarivorans litoreus genome encodes:
- a CDS encoding PilW family protein, which translates to MNRHSQQGFTLIEWLIAIVIGLFLTAGISSFLVASQRSTESTYHSEQLMESGRIAMHLITRDLRMVGFFGEYTGNPMVRGSGVDLVADDIVAANDCTIDWIGSTPEGSFPSVDGRFSSLFVGQINSANSLNGQYSCVSSRSNLVVDSDVIGIKRVIGSPIQSAGELDPERFYFAANAASAQIFTSADPWPTETAMPGRQIWEYQHIVYYLDVSAQSGLPVLRQLYLDNDNGSASGMQILGSGPLVEGIERMRVLLGVDTDTTQDGVVNDFVSSDNVTPQQWSEGRVIGAKVFLLVRSLTEDKNYTNSNSYELGDLSVAAANDHYRRALFESVVSLRNMVY; encoded by the coding sequence ATGAACAGGCATTCTCAGCAAGGCTTTACCCTTATTGAATGGCTAATTGCCATTGTTATAGGGCTATTCTTAACTGCGGGGATCAGTAGTTTTTTGGTCGCTTCACAGCGCAGTACTGAATCAACCTATCACAGTGAACAATTAATGGAGAGTGGCCGTATCGCCATGCATTTGATCACTCGAGATTTAAGAATGGTGGGTTTTTTTGGTGAATATACCGGTAACCCAATGGTTCGTGGTTCTGGCGTGGATTTAGTCGCTGACGATATTGTTGCTGCCAATGATTGCACAATAGACTGGATTGGTAGTACTCCTGAGGGCTCATTTCCCTCTGTGGATGGCCGATTTAGCTCGTTATTTGTAGGCCAGATTAATAGCGCGAACTCTCTTAATGGCCAGTACAGTTGCGTAAGTAGCCGCAGTAATTTGGTTGTGGATTCTGATGTTATTGGCATCAAAAGAGTGATTGGTTCACCCATCCAATCTGCGGGTGAGTTGGATCCTGAGCGCTTCTACTTCGCTGCTAACGCCGCTAGCGCTCAGATATTTACTTCAGCCGATCCTTGGCCTACCGAAACAGCTATGCCTGGCAGACAGATATGGGAATACCAACATATTGTTTACTATTTGGATGTGAGTGCGCAGTCTGGCTTGCCAGTGTTGCGTCAGCTATACCTCGATAACGACAACGGTAGTGCGAGCGGTATGCAAATATTAGGTTCAGGCCCTTTGGTGGAGGGTATAGAGCGGATGCGAGTATTGCTGGGAGTGGATACCGATACTACTCAAGATGGCGTGGTGAATGACTTTGTCTCCTCAGACAACGTGACACCTCAACAATGGAGTGAAGGCAGAGTGATTGGCGCTAAAGTATTTTTGTTGGTTCGCTCCTTAACCGAGGATAAAAACTATACTAATAGTAATAGCTATGAATTGGGTGATTTGAGTGTCGCTGCAGCTAACGATCATTATCGACGGGCACTATTTGAGTCCGTCGTGTCACTACGAAACATGGTGTATTGA
- the pilV gene encoding type IV pilus modification protein PilV, translated as MSSVRGFTLIEVIITSFILAVGLLAVVAMQAVAKRSSFESHQRTVAMILAEDMVERVRLNHIAWQANNPATVIVGDGQPARAKPACAEDSGLMTACSLADLVNYDLYHWEYGLYAKAAGAKGGLVKPNGCVLLSANGELTVVVTWLSRQSFSGITSSNTVTANCGAQSDKRRKMALTTRVAS; from the coding sequence TTGTCATCTGTCAGAGGGTTTACTCTGATTGAAGTTATTATCACCTCTTTTATATTGGCGGTAGGCCTGCTGGCGGTTGTGGCTATGCAAGCTGTTGCCAAGCGTTCTAGTTTTGAATCTCACCAACGTACTGTTGCCATGATTTTAGCTGAAGACATGGTTGAACGGGTTCGGCTTAATCATATTGCTTGGCAAGCAAATAACCCCGCCACTGTTATTGTAGGCGATGGACAACCAGCCAGAGCCAAACCCGCATGCGCCGAGGACAGTGGTTTGATGACCGCTTGTAGCCTTGCCGATCTAGTGAATTATGATCTTTACCATTGGGAGTATGGTCTTTATGCCAAAGCGGCCGGTGCTAAGGGCGGTTTGGTTAAGCCTAATGGTTGCGTATTGTTAAGCGCTAATGGCGAGCTTACGGTGGTGGTTACTTGGTTGTCGAGGCAGTCTTTTAGTGGCATTACCAGCAGCAATACGGTTACCGCCAACTGCGGAGCACAGTCAGATAAACGCCGCAAAATGGCCTTAACGACGCGGGTGGCCTCATGA
- the ispH gene encoding 4-hydroxy-3-methylbut-2-enyl diphosphate reductase: MEILLANPRGFCAGVDRAISIVERALEMFGAPIYVRHEVVHNRYVVDGLRKRGAEFVDELSDVPEGSICIFSAHGVSQAVRAEAKQRDLKIFDATCPLVTKVHMEVTRASRKGIECILIGHHGHPEVNGTMGQYDNVDGGIYLVETVEDVAKLKVNKPEQLFYCTQTTLSVDDTSAIIDALRATFPEIQGPRKDDICYATQNRQDAVKDLAEKSDVVLVVGSKNSSNSNRLREKAEKSGAAAYLIDGVSDINCQWFKADSRIGVTAGASAPEVLVQEVVSGLKAMGGVTVVENPGREENTIFEVPAELRVTQTS; the protein is encoded by the coding sequence GTGGAAATACTGTTAGCTAATCCTCGCGGTTTTTGCGCTGGTGTTGACCGCGCTATTTCTATCGTCGAGCGTGCTTTAGAAATGTTTGGTGCGCCCATTTATGTTCGCCATGAAGTAGTTCATAACCGCTATGTAGTAGATGGCTTACGTAAACGTGGTGCTGAGTTTGTTGATGAGCTTAGCGATGTGCCAGAAGGCAGTATTTGTATCTTTAGCGCTCATGGCGTGTCTCAAGCTGTGCGTGCAGAAGCCAAACAACGTGACCTTAAAATCTTCGATGCTACTTGCCCACTCGTAACTAAAGTGCACATGGAAGTTACTCGCGCCAGCCGTAAAGGCATTGAGTGTATTTTAATTGGTCATCATGGTCACCCAGAAGTGAACGGCACCATGGGCCAATACGACAACGTCGACGGTGGTATTTACTTGGTAGAAACCGTAGAAGATGTTGCTAAGCTAAAGGTTAACAAACCTGAGCAGTTGTTTTACTGTACTCAAACCACTCTGTCGGTTGACGATACCTCCGCGATCATCGATGCATTACGTGCGACCTTCCCTGAGATTCAAGGACCTCGTAAAGACGATATTTGTTACGCTACCCAGAACCGCCAAGATGCGGTGAAAGATCTGGCAGAAAAATCAGACGTGGTATTGGTGGTAGGGTCAAAAAACTCTTCTAACTCTAATCGCTTACGAGAAAAAGCTGAGAAGTCAGGTGCAGCAGCATACCTTATTGATGGTGTTAGTGACATTAATTGCCAATGGTTTAAAGCTGATAGTCGCATTGGTGTTACAGCTGGCGCTTCGGCCCCCGAGGTACTCGTTCAAGAAGTGGTATCTGGTTTAAAAGCGATGGGGGGAGTAACAGTTGTAGAAAACCCTGGCCGCGAAGAAAATACCATTTTTGAAGTCCCCGCAGAGCTTAGAGTTACTCAAACCAGCTAA
- the fkpB gene encoding FKBP-type peptidyl-prolyl cis-trans isomerase, which translates to MIQQGSKVELHFVLKLNDGSIAESTYNYPKPAQLVMGDGSLTEGFEACLLGLKTGDKSQFELNAEQAFGQSNPDNIKYFERSKFGDEAPAEEGSIIAFAQPDGSEIPGIVREVTGDSVTVDFNHPLAGQTVIFEVEILAVN; encoded by the coding sequence ATGATTCAGCAAGGAAGCAAAGTAGAACTTCATTTTGTATTGAAGTTAAACGATGGATCGATTGCCGAAAGTACTTATAACTATCCAAAGCCAGCTCAACTGGTAATGGGAGATGGTAGCCTAACCGAAGGCTTTGAAGCGTGTTTATTGGGTTTGAAAACGGGTGATAAAAGCCAATTTGAACTTAATGCCGAGCAAGCTTTTGGCCAAAGCAATCCGGATAATATTAAGTACTTTGAGCGCAGTAAGTTTGGTGATGAAGCACCTGCCGAAGAAGGCAGTATTATTGCATTTGCTCAGCCTGATGGCAGTGAAATTCCGGGCATTGTGCGTGAAGTAACCGGTGATTCAGTAACGGTAGATTTTAATCATCCGCTGGCTGGCCAAACGGTTATTTTCGAAGTAGAAATTTTAGCGGTTAATTAA
- the lspA gene encoding signal peptidase II: MHNDAVVSKTNSTGLRWLWLSVVVFIVDQVTKFAIAKTFDLYESVAVTPFFNLVSARNYGAAFSFLSDAGGWQRWFFTAIALLVSGLLVWWMKKTPAEQKWPAIAYALVLGGAIGNVFDRVVFGYVIDFLDFYVGSYHWPSFNVADSAICVGAVLLVLDSFLSPQAKETK, encoded by the coding sequence ATGCATAACGACGCTGTAGTAAGTAAAACAAATAGCACTGGTTTACGTTGGTTGTGGTTAAGTGTGGTGGTATTCATTGTTGACCAAGTTACCAAGTTTGCCATTGCTAAAACCTTCGATTTATATGAGTCGGTAGCAGTAACGCCATTCTTTAATTTGGTTTCGGCTCGAAACTACGGTGCTGCTTTTAGCTTTTTAAGTGATGCCGGTGGCTGGCAACGTTGGTTTTTTACTGCCATAGCGCTTTTGGTGAGTGGTTTGCTGGTGTGGTGGATGAAAAAAACACCGGCCGAGCAAAAGTGGCCAGCCATTGCTTACGCCTTAGTATTAGGCGGAGCAATTGGTAACGTTTTTGACCGCGTAGTGTTTGGCTATGTTATCGACTTTCTCGATTTTTACGTGGGCAGTTACCATTGGCCATCTTTTAACGTTGCTGACTCAGCCATTTGTGTGGGTGCGGTATTGTTAGTGTTAGATAGCTTTTTGTCGCCGCAAGCCAAGGAAACTAAATGA